The proteins below are encoded in one region of Carassius auratus strain Wakin unplaced genomic scaffold, ASM336829v1 scaf_tig00037175, whole genome shotgun sequence:
- the LOC113082917 gene encoding uncharacterized protein LOC113082917 isoform X2, with translation MMKMNVLSMLFLSVVLTGVHSVGADVVSESVNVTVGDSVTLHTRVKADRDVDIQWYFNETLIAQITGDLRKICTDVQCNEGTERFRDRLKLDHQTGSLTITNIRTTDSGRYHLDIIRTGSDSEKTFIVTVHFGSASDQDQMKRTSEKEEESVPDSGLSSAARAGIGVGVGVVLLIVAAAVGVIYYLKCPQARQCRTRTQRRDEENSADII, from the exons atgatgaaaatgaatgttttgagTATGTTATTTCTTTCGGTCGTGCTTACTG GTGTTCACAGTGTTGGTGCAGATGTTGTGTCAGAGTCAGTGAATGTGACGgtgggagattcagtcactctacacactcgTGTTAAAGCAGACCGAGACGTAGATATACAATGGTATTTTAATGAAACTCTAATCGCACAAATCACTGGAGATCTCAGgaagatctgtacagatgttcagtgtaatgaaggtactgagagattcagagacagactgaagctggatcatcagactggatctctgaccatcacaaacatcagaaccacagactctggacgtTATCATCTAGATATCATCAGAACTGGCAGTGACTCTGAAAAGACCTTCATTGTTACTGTTCATT ttgGTTCTGCTTCTGATCAAGATCAAATGAAGAGAACGTCAGAGAAGGAGGAAGAATCTG TTCCTGATTCAGGTCTGTCTTCAGCTGCTAGAGCAGGGATTGGTGTTGGTGTTGGTGTTGTTCTGCTGATTGTGGCTGCTGCTGTTGGTGTGATTTACTATCTCAAGTGTCCTCAAGCAAGACAATGTA GAACCAGGACTCAGCGCCGTGATGAG gaGAACAGTGCAGACATCATTTAA
- the LOC113082917 gene encoding uncharacterized protein LOC113082917 isoform X1, with protein MMKMNVLSMLFLSVVLTGVHSVGADVVSESVNVTVGDSVTLHTRVKADRDVDIQWYFNETLIAQITGDLRKICTDVQCNEGTERFRDRLKLDHQTGSLTITNIRTTDSGRYHLDIIRTGSDSEKTFIVTVHFGSASDQDQMKRTSEKEEESVPDSGLSSAARAGIGVGVGVVLLIVAAAVGVIYYLKCPQARQCRTRTQRRDEMNASYTSVNPADNRSKPAAAEPSRDGDVNTSETPENRKWRA; from the exons atgatgaaaatgaatgttttgagTATGTTATTTCTTTCGGTCGTGCTTACTG GTGTTCACAGTGTTGGTGCAGATGTTGTGTCAGAGTCAGTGAATGTGACGgtgggagattcagtcactctacacactcgTGTTAAAGCAGACCGAGACGTAGATATACAATGGTATTTTAATGAAACTCTAATCGCACAAATCACTGGAGATCTCAGgaagatctgtacagatgttcagtgtaatgaaggtactgagagattcagagacagactgaagctggatcatcagactggatctctgaccatcacaaacatcagaaccacagactctggacgtTATCATCTAGATATCATCAGAACTGGCAGTGACTCTGAAAAGACCTTCATTGTTACTGTTCATT ttgGTTCTGCTTCTGATCAAGATCAAATGAAGAGAACGTCAGAGAAGGAGGAAGAATCTG TTCCTGATTCAGGTCTGTCTTCAGCTGCTAGAGCAGGGATTGGTGTTGGTGTTGGTGTTGTTCTGCTGATTGTGGCTGCTGCTGTTGGTGTGATTTACTATCTCAAGTGTCCTCAAGCAAGACAATGTA GAACCAGGACTCAGCGCCGTGATGAG atgaaTGCTTCATACACCTCTGTTAATCCTGCTGACAATAGATCGAAGCCTGCTGCTGCTGAGCCGTCTCGTGATGGAGATGTGAATACCAGTGAGACACCAG AAAATAGGAAATGGAGAGCATGA